CCCTTCTACGATTATAATCCTCTCTAAAATAATTATATCTCCTTCCATTTCATGTACCCCACCCCTAAAATCACTGAGTTTGTGTATTAAGGATTTttaaacatgacaaacacaaaatgttcttaattttcttttttcatttgatacattttgagcAACTTCAAGCAAAGTACATATGATTCATATTAAATATCATAAGTGTAAAGTCAACATACATAAATATTGTGTGTATCGACAAGGAAGAGTTTGGAAAAGTATATCACTGAATTGATCCTTTAAGTTGATGCTGCTGGACCTCATTCTGTAGGAAAGGTGAGTGAAACTGTGAAAGATTCAATAAAAGTTCTGTGTCAACAAATTATGCAAAACaattctttcactccaaaacaaTGGTCAATtacaacattaaacatttattgTTCTGACATAGAACAAAACATGTATAGTTTCATGTCTAAATCCCTGAAAACTGCACAGtaattcagattttttttattacaccACATGCAACAGAACTTCAAAGCCACCGACAATGTGTACAATTTATTTGTGTACACTACAGTGCCATGGGAGCTgtcctcactttgtttttagTGCCAAAGAATATGTAGTATTTAAAGACATCGCTGAAAACCTTGTCTCTGAGGCCATATATGAGAGGACTCAGACACTTGGGAAAGATAATGAGGCCTAAAAACAAAACATACTGGATCTGTATAACTATTTGTGGGTCCAAAGTCCAGCGTATCATTAGGTTGATTATATtaaagagggtggaggtgacacACAAGCCCAGCTGAATCATGTGAAGCAATATAGTCTGAAGGGCTTTATTggcatttgttttgtttgaggaGGCAGACTTGGCAGCAATCATGATAGCTATGTATGTGTAGATAATGACAATGCCAACCATCACAACGTAGACACTAGTAAAGGCTTTGTTTAAAGTTACATAAAGCTCCCCTTGTAAGAGATTGTATTTTGAGCAGAACACCCGCATTTGTAAAGATGGGACCTTataactaacaaaaacaaagagTTCAATTAGGGAATGAAAAGAGCCTATTATCCATACCACAACAATGGTCACCTCAGTCCGTCTGAAGGTGGCAATCTGAGGGTACCTGAGTGGGAAGCAAATGGCTAGATACCGCTCCAGTGACATAACTGCCAGGTTGAGAGGTGAAATAAGTGCATTTGTTCCCATCCAAACACAAAGGATCAAACAAACATAGTTATTAATGGTCAGCTGGGTAGCTGCTAGCATGTACATCACCATACAAAACACAAGTTGGAGAGAATCTGAGAAGAGCAAGTGACCAAACAGGATGTAACGGGGGATCTGAAACACAGACTTATTCAGTAACGTGAAAAGCATTACCAGGTTGACATAAAGAAAAAGGAAGCAAGGTGCCATGGACAGGACAGCCTTCACCTGCAGCTCATTCAACTGTTGGTTCCATCCCGTTGTATTACTCATGACCTCTCTGAAAAAGAGTCTGTAAGGATATGGCACACAGGTAAGTAATACAAGTAATAACAGTTCAATAAGAGTTCAATTACGAAAGACATACGCACAGTGATTCAGAGGCTCATGCTGTTTCTGTGTTCCTGAAGTTGAGGTGGAACGGTAGGAGACAGTTGTCTGAAGATTATTCATCCTCCTCATAATATAAGACACTCTTGTCTCATGACACCCTTGTGTGTTGGTCAAGTCACCAATCACAGAACAACGCAGAGTGAGGTTAGACAACCCCTTCATTGACTAATTTGATTGGTTGATGCAGTATGAACTATAATCTATGGACATGCTTGAAGAGTCTTGGATATTGGTTTTAAATTGTTAAGATTtgtttatttctgttttcccaAGCTTATGTGATCCCTATCCCGAACAAACCACAGCTACTACATCAGCCACTTCACTAATGTAGTAAAATTATTAAGCATTTACTCAAGTCTTTAAAAGCTTGTGATTCATTAGTCAAATCGAATTTCactgtaaaatataaatgtgtgaTAGGCCTGTGTATTAGAAGAATAGACCTATAATATAGGTCCATATTACAATGAACCATTTGATTATTATCCTTGATgatgacacaaaaacacatcatTAAGGTTAATCAATAATTCACAACATAACATGCGATTGCACTAACTGCAGCATATCCTTGGGACCAAGTGAGTCCTTAGGGTGAATGTAACACAGGACAGGACAACATAAGAAAAACAAGGCTCTggcatatttttctttttttactattcttattttgtcaacatttctttAAGGAGATATTTGTCTTTTGTTGCCTTAGTCACTATATAAGACAACAACATCTCTTTGACGTGCTTTTTTACGTTTTACAAAAAGGTTAAAACAATACTTTTCTTGGAACGTTGATATAGCcttgtttatttgtgttttaaaCATGCCATAGTTCATTCCTAGTCTGAACCAATAAGCTACTGTAAaattaaatgaaaaaataaataacattgaAAAACACTGATAAAGTGAAGTTGTGGTCATAATGTTCGTGGGGCTTGCAGTAGTATGAATAGTTTGAGTGCGGCCTAAGAAATTGCTTTTGGGGAACATTCACAACGGTTGGACCAACTTCCGTACCAAGTAACCCAGACAGACCAATATGGCGGCGTTCAGGACAGGGATTGTTTGTGTTGGTTTGAGGTAAGATATACAACTTCTTGtctttaaatacatttgtagTTCCTTGATATACAGCGACAGTGAAATGTTTTACTCATCTAATCGACACCAGAAATGTGCGGCGTTACAGGAGACCGAATGAGATCTTCATTGAGGACTATATCatacctagctagctagtagtaaAGACGAGTAGTGTAACGTAGTAGCCTACTAGTGCAACACGGGGGTTTCCAAATGACTGTTGATCCCATCAACACTGTTACGATCGATGTTTATAATGTTAAATGTGACCGTGGTTCGCTTGACATACTCGTATTGagttgtaagtcgctctggataagagcgtctgctaaattagtaaatgtaaatgtatttttgaaacaTTTCCGCAGTTTACCATAAGTGTCACTTAACCCACTTTCTCAATTATTCCTAGAAACTGCGCTTTGAATTTGATGAAAGTCAGCGTTTCCTTGATACCCCGACGAGTAGTCAAATTGCCTGCTGCAATAAGGAAGAACTGGTTCTCCCTAACTGCTGTCTCTGGCGGTCTGTGCGCGGTGCCATTCGCCGTGGTACGTAATGCCCATAGGTCAACATTTGTTTAATGTGCTTAAACCATACACAGTTGCTAAACTTATTATCCTGTATCTATTGCTGTCTTTGTAGAGACAAGAAGGCCTGTCTCACGAGTCGCTAATCCGTCGGGCCTCGTCACTGGTCACAGACAGCACAAacaccttcctctctcagaCCACCCTAGCCCTAGTGGATTCCTGGACACAGTATATCAAGGTAATAGTCATGTCAGAAGAGTATAGCAGTAATATATAATATTTGATAATGGCAAGCACATTTTCAAATCCAGTTTATCCGTGTACATCCAAGCATATACATTTTCCCAACAGTATAACAAGGTCCACAATATGGCCATAAGTATTGTGAACACCACTCATTACACAGCATCTGCATGTTGAACCTCTCATTCCAAAATCGTGGGCATTAATATAGAGTTGTTCCCACTTTGTTTCTATACTGCCTTCACTTTTCAAGGCTTATAAATAGACATTGGAACATCGATACAGGATTTGTTCCATTCAGCCAGGAGAGCATTAGGAAGGTTGGGCACTGAGGATGGGTGATTAGAACTGGCTTGCAGATGGCATACACATTCATCACTGGTTGATCTTTGTAATTTAGGATATTTGCTATATATATTTGTTCATGCAGTTGGCcaatgttgttttattttgtctctttAGGCCATAAATACAATCGTGACCCTACATAGAAACTATGTGTCATCAGCCAGCAGACTAACCCCAGCAGAAGAGGAGGCAGTCTGGCAAGTGATTATTCGCCAACGTGAGGAAGTAGGTGCCAAGTCTCAGaggacagtaaaaaaaaaaatcctcttGCCCTTACATCTCCTTATGTTTCATATTTCAATAACTATCTTTCTCACATGTAATGTGTGATCGTATTTCTAAAAGATAAAGGACCTAAGGGAGGACTGTAAGAAGTTTGAGTCAAACTGGATGATGGCCAAAGGTCTGTCAGAGCTGGCAGCTGAAACAGCATTCAACGCAGGTACAGTAATATGCTCCTGCTCTCTCATTGTGAAAGATACAATTCCACTGTTATGTTTTGGGGTGAAATGGGGTGGATGGGATTTTGGAAGGATGTCAATGTAAAGTGCTTCTGTCTACTCTGACATCTGGTATTGCAGGGCGTTTTGGTCAAAACGTCACAGTAAAGGGCTCAGACCTAAGACTAAAAGTGGAAGTGGAAATGTTGCTCCTGTCAATCTTAACCAGAAGGTTCCACTACTCTTTTTTGGTccatttttggtttttgtttggTACCAGGTATATGTTTTATAAACAAAGAGCTGTTAATTATTGCACCTagtgatttgtgtgtttgtacaggtgCCGACCAGGCATGTGTGACGGCAAAAGGCAGTCTCCAGGTAGCCATGGCTCAtgttgagcagaccagacagcttTCTCTGGAAGCGGAGAACAACTTAAAGGAATCCAACGCAGACAACAGCCAAAGGGTCACATTGCCTGCTGCCATGGAAACTGGAGAGGACGATGATATCCCAGATGCTTATCTGCGAGAAGactagtgtgtgttgtgtttgtcccTTGCCTCTTCTATAagccctctccttctgtcaATCTAAGGATGGATAAGGGTCCTGTCTTTCTGGAAGTCGGATAAAAACCTAGAAGAATGACAATGTGGAGAAGAACTAGATCTAACGGAGTCATGGTAATCAATGTAGCGCTTACACTGCAAAATAAATGTTCCTGTTTTTGGTTATGTGAATTCCAGGTGATAAGTGCAATTTAAAATGTCAGctttaatgctgtgtttggGAGATTATTGGGTGAAagtgaaggttttttttttttttttatatatatatatatatatacaaaggGTTACATCTAAACTCAAAGATTATGACTCCAGGAAGGTATTACAATCTGTAAAGTGTTTTATATGCATTTTTCACTTATGTAGTGACAACATTTTAGTATAATGGTATTGTACTCAAGGTCCTGATTGTGAAGGCCCTATTTTGCGCCAGCTTATATCAGAATATCTTGAGGAATTTTAAACTGTTTAGAATAAATTCTTTATTCATGTTGCTTTGGTTTGGTATCATGTTATGTTTTGACAAGTTGCAACATCTAACCAGTAACATGCCTGATGTTCTTTAACACATTAAAATGTAATATGAATACAATGTCATAATGGCTGTAGTTTCAAATTTGCTTGCAGAGTTGAGTGCCAAAGTCAAGATATTATTGGCCACCAGGTGGCACTTTAGGTTCATGATTAGTTCATCACTCTATTTGACTCAGTAATGGGGAGATACACTTGTCTACAAACAAATGAAGCTAATAATGTAATGGGCAAGAAATAGGGGtgattttttattatatttaaGTTTGTTGGAAAAGCAAAGTGAAATACTTGAGTTAGACAGTGCTTGAAAAGACAGTCACTGATTAGCCCTAAAGGAATACACCTTACTCAATACTACTTACAGCTGAATATCTGTATAAAGTTTTACAATTAATCACCAGGGCTTTCttcaaaaaaagagaaaatggaTTGACACATTACACTGTGCATTTTATGTCGACACCCTCTACTTCACTACGTCCTACGCTCCATCCCAGGTGGGCATTTATGTACgagctagaaagagagacagatgtacGGACGTAAACCAAGTAGGGAACTGGAAAAAAAGAGGCAGGCAGAGTGAAAATGAGCGGGGGTGGGACAGATATGACTGAGCTTCACATTGCCACCATTCACTAACCCCTCTCAAGTCCCGCATGGCCCTCACTGAAGAACACTTGAGGACTTGCACAACATTCTCCAGGAGGAAAAGTGCTCGCAGGAAAGAAAAATAACCTAACGTGTGAGCGGGGGAAGATGTTGTCATGGTCACAGTCAGAAGGACAGATATTTACAACAGTTCCATGTCAAAACATTGATACCTGTTGTTATCATGATCAATCCAcccaagggttagggtttgtgGTCACTATCCAAACAGAAGTTAGCTACATAAGGTACAGCCTTTTTCTACACCTTTACATTTGTCATCTTCTGAGATAGCCTATAGAGGAAGGGCTCACCTTTAAAGTTATTTTGCTCTTCCTTTAATTAATGGCACTGCCTTTGAAAGGTTCAGCTAAAGATATGCATGCAGTATATGTTGTTCCTTCCCTTTACAAACCAGGGGAGTTTAGTTATCATAATAAGAATCAATGTATCTTTTAGTCAAACTTGCAATATTAGACAACACACATAAGTCCTACACGattcttgtaaattgtattcaCATGGGGTCTGGGTTTATGCACATGTACTTGTGTGAAGGTGAGAGATAAAAATAACAAATTcagccatggtgttggtgtagtTAGTGGGCATGACAAATGGGGAGATGGTTGTAGGCATTTGCTAGGTATGATCCCAATTTATTCACTTTATCAAAGATTTATATATCTCTAAGATGATCTAGCAGTACAGGCAAGCAGAAATACGACACATTGATTTTCAGTCACACATAAACAAGTTCCACAGGCTTATAATGGAGTGAATATGGCCAAGCACGTCTTTTTGGTTGAGGAAGCAGTGGGAAAATACAACATCCTTAAATAAATACCAATTTAGGTTATACCGTTTATAAACATGTGTCACTTGTCATTTCTCTATAAATGCAGCTTTGGGGGGGAAAAGACAAAGGGAAAATTGTTTCAAATAAAACAGAGAAGACAGGACTGTTGCATCAGGAATGTATCAGGTCTGTTGGTATAATCCTTGGCACACAATGGGGAGCTCTTCTTGAGCTGAATGAGTGCCTCTGCTCTCAGGCAGATCGACCTCCCCTTGGTTTGTTTGGGCCACTGAGAGGAAACTCCTATGATGACTCCAGCTCACTGTCCCATGGTAAGAGGTTGTGGGAGAGTTCTTCAACTTTGAAATCGTTACCAGGAGTGTGGGACGACCTAGGTTGTGCAATCACAAAAATATACCAGTCGGATTCTCTTTTTTAATGCCACAGTCACCAGCCGCACCCTCATTAATGCGCTATGCTAATGTTGGTGCATGCATGCTGTAAAGGCCTGCCTGGTACAGCCTGTGGAATGCatgcacaaggacacacacttacacacactcgctcCCTCACTCATaaacgcacatgcacacgcagtcCTACCTCACACTGACAGGATAGGATGAATGGGGGTAGAGGAGATAACTTGTGTCTCTAGTGGATCTCCATAATACAGAATATAAAACTAAAATTAAAGAACTGACCTGGTTAGCTTCTAGCCAACAGGAGGGTGCCCCCCACATTTGCTGTTTGCAAGGATTAGTTTGTTAATTTGCGCACGGCCCAATTAGACTTTAGGTGGTATGGGGGTGCTGTTCTAGTTGTTAAAGAACAGCAGGAGCAGGCTGAGACACAGATTGTTTTTGGAGAGGGGTTATGTGGGGATTACTGGTGGAGGGGTACTGGGGATTATCGCTGATACAGGGTCTAAGTTAACACTCAGAAGACAGTCTGCGGTGGCCAAAACGTAAAGTGCTAGAGGGCATTTTGGCAGGGGCAAACAGCAGACCCACAGAAGTATACACAATGAACAACAGCAATCTAATTTTTCTCAAGTCGAATAATTTGACTTATCTTTGCATCATGTTTAATATAACCCATCAACTATTGAAACGCATTAAAGTGTGTCGTTTGTATGAGGAATATTAGTGGTTTTATTAACTAAATTGCACAAGTATGTTAAGAACAAATGGACTGTGCCTTTGATACTTATTTTTTCTCTGTGGACCATTAATCCAATCAGGCGTTTGAATATATGTTCTACAGATAAGAGCGCAATAAAGATGACGTAATTTATATATTCGACCATATTTCAGGGGGTGGTAATAGATGACAGTTCGTTTGTTTGAATGGCTTCAGAGAGGTGAGctcccctcttcctgttctAAATGCTGCAGTGGTACAGTCCAAACGCAGTTTGGAGTTGTTGCTGAGGAGGGTTGCAGTTCGGCGGATACTAGACAAACGTGTTCAATAGACCGCTCTACTTTGAAAATGTTGCTGCCTGAACACAGGAATTACCCGCACCAACAAAGACATACTGTCTTATTCTTTATCCTTCTATGTAGTATGACAGGTAAGTTGTTTGTTCAATTCATATGTAGTTATCTATCTACAGTAGGAATAATCAAAGTTTCGAATTTGCTCTTGGAAGCAGTTGAATCGGGTCTCGTGCGTCTCACCGAGCTGTCTAGCAACCTAGCAACCTAAAACAAAAATCACTTATTTTTCACTCAAAGACTTGTTAAGCAATATTAAGTTGTATGTTACCTGAAGTCTGAGATTGTCAAAAGTAACTGTTGTTAAGAAGTTGTTCACTTCGCTTCAGTGCTGGAATGGTGCTTCGGATGATGGTGTGATCCACGGCTGCCATGGAAACCTTTCGCGAAACCATTAGCAAGggattttcttctttttgaaACGAACATTGTTGCTCTTCAAGTTATCACAACAACAGTATTGTCACCAGCAGCTATAAAagtacacacaatgcatattTACAAAGCTCGGTGGACCGCAAAACTTTATTGGACCAAGGGTAGTTACTAAGTTACTTATTTTTAAGGAAACATTCTAATGAGATTTGAAAAAGGACCCAGAGAATTTGGCACAATTTGTCCATGTGTAAGATTTGCATTCTACCTTACAATTCCAATTGTTCAGGGAAATGACTAATGGGCATTGGCTTTCTCGCTTGTGATAAAGCTCTTTGCAGTCATGACGAGAGCGCAGGACTGTGTATCTAGGAATGTCATTTACCTTCACCTGGTTTTTCCCTTATAAACGTGTGCTTTATAAAAAACGGATCCTCGCAAATCACAAAGGTAAATTTAACAATTAGGT
This window of the Osmerus mordax isolate fOsmMor3 chromosome 19, fOsmMor3.pri, whole genome shotgun sequence genome carries:
- the diablob gene encoding diablo, IAP-binding mitochondrial protein b; this encodes MAAFRTGIVCVGLRNCALNLMKVSVSLIPRRVVKLPAAIRKNWFSLTAVSGGLCAVPFAVRQEGLSHESLIRRASSLVTDSTNTFLSQTTLALVDSWTQYIKAINTIVTLHRNYVSSASRLTPAEEEAVWQVIIRQREEIKDLREDCKKFESNWMMAKGLSELAAETAFNAGADQACVTAKGSLQVAMAHVEQTRQLSLEAENNLKESNADNSQRVTLPAAMETGEDDDIPDAYLRED